aaaaataaataataaaataaataaatactaaaaatagtttaaaagtaataacaatgataataatgattaagaaaaataataaaataataaaataattaattaactaattgattaattaattaggtaaatagttaattaaaattttatttaatgggaatggtggcaagcactcccacatggcctccatccccatcccatactcaacccataccttgcccatcccttgtccattctttaattttaaaaattataatttcacccatcttcccacacttttataaatttcatttattccccaaaatttttctataaatagggagctctcaaccttcatttttcaccaCAATTttctaaagaagaaaaggattagtgagtgaaagaaattgtggtggagagagaatttttgagtaagttctcaatcacccactctttccgatctcatttcttagagatagttccagtgttcgtaaggaagaaggtaagtaaattttgattacattagtttttttttttatttaaaattcatacccgagtttattttataagtaaatttcaattatgttaattagttccacaaaatttccatgagtttatttttacgcgtatttaattataccagttctatctttaatatacttgcatctatttttgggttaagaattATTCTAaccccctcgggtaaattttcagcatttccttctattcaaaaataaaattatatatattctcaacacaaaaattgtgtggcatgagtttatttttacgttacatttttttatgaaaatatgagtaaagatgagattttcacgatattattttaaattacataaattataataagatgattttaaaaccccttatggtaacgaaagttcaaaattacagatgctcggtaccgcagcttaaagtttatacgaatcagagtgcacccacactgtttacagagtggttatttatgttagtggatttctcctgagtgcacacttggttccggaccaagacttaataaggaaaatctcacttaaagtttacatacgttgatttagtttggtcggctagtCAGCTAactccagtcttcggaccgcacaacccagtcatgggggtaaacatgacttacggcaaacaggcctaagggtggtttttataatatatgtttatacatatttaattacatgtacaaagttactaatgatctgaaggaaaagtgtaagtttacgtgaaaaggatcattttggtgcttaaatgacgatctaaggaaaacgtataaggaaaagtatatgtatgtttatcattaaatatttttacagttttaaagttaaaagtttaatttaacagttatagtatataattataaaattttactgttgtaattgatgacaaaagttttatacagaaattttaaaatttatatttattctaaaagaaattttgaagttatagtattaaatattgttttacgaaattttttaaaaaactcattttggctacacactaataataatcttatttacttactgagcgtcgtctcactccaatcatattttatttcagataactttgaagaGCATGttagaaatcaggcttagcaagcatgcgggtggggatagaaaaataaaaatttgcttagaaacattagtatgatgtcaaatatttatgcttgtgtaatttttcttcttttgaaataaatgattgtaatatagataattagcgctctgatttaataataattgagtttatttgcttccgttgtaaatcaatggtaaaaagttagtatcccagacccctcggggttggggtgttacagtgtctcaccccaaatttcataaacatttcaggagcccctgataggaaagCGGGTAAAGCTCTGTTGatctgccctttctgaagggtaagttttggtggggacggttgggatttttgtgaaaaatgttcCTAGgtatttctttttgggatgtatatacttaaatacagtggttgtagtaactctagtattgtgatgtatggtataatgagatgtatatgattgtatgtttcctgctacttaggcttccgttatatgttctaatgtatccctggtacccacaggtccaggtggattataatctgctgagctttgtgatattgtattatattatgcaaaaaaaaaaaaaatatgaaaattaagcaggtcgttacaccttcCTTCAGTtatagcagtagctttagcttcccaaactagcGGTAgtccctaaggattttcctgatcaactcataagtaggataagatttaccaagagcatttaacgaATTCATGGTgtgtgtaaatctagtgtacatggattcaATAGGACTCATCAGCAGttattttaaatgcctcatattcactagtaagaatatctatcctactattttttacttccttagtgccttcatatgttacttctaatttttcctataTCTCTTTAACAGTTTTACAgaccattaccctattaaactcattaacgtctagtacatagtatagaaggtttattacagtagcatttatttgaacagatttccaatcatcatcagtatactcatcttttgTCTTAGGTACATTtgctttatcaactactttcataggaacatgatttcctttagaaactattctccatactttccaatcaacatttaagagatatatactcatccttcatttctagtaggtgtaatttacactgcaaaagattggtggtctagtggatgaatGTCCCttaccgaatggggttacaccagtgtgcgtcattgtgatcttttacaaaaataacgattaagtctatgtaaacttggctctgataccaaatgtgaatttcagtgttatccaagaggggggcgaattaggtattttcaaaaataaagtccttcaagttttaattttgaaaactatcaattacaaacttgcaatctacttaataactagctcaatgtttcacaattaataaatttaatgtgtgtcttcatcaagtatacaattttacccaattactcacaatcTTATCAAATGCTCAATTCATACACAATAatagataatttaaatgcaagcggaaattaaaagaagttaagggaagagagaagacaaatattgtttttacgaggttcagcctatcccagcctatgtccttgccttgagtaacccactcaaggattccactacaaatccactcctttaactaggacaaaacttcccttacaatccactgcttataagaggcgtaacttcctcctcaatcccGGTTCACTGCCCAAACCATGGATACAatctaaaaattataatttctgcAAAACTTGTAttacttctaaccaagctagtgagtgcAATAGAAATTCTAgcacatactcatatgataaaagctTGAAGCTCAACATGTATGtatcaatatgatctttatatgaagaatgagatgcttcacaaatctacccttaaatcaatatctcccaaaaatgattttataaataaatgctttggagaaacttagggtttgattttaaagtactttatgcaagaatataaactaagatcctttttaaaaataatcttgaataaaatgcagatctatgttcttgctatcaaataattagtagacttaaatctttgaataaaaatataactttgtatcttgcaaagatttaaacaaactACTTAAAAGATACtcctcaaaatatgtatttagaagctctaaaaatttaatcaaataGTTTCTGTAATAACAAAATATCGattctttgaatgaaaataaaaacttgaatatcacaaatattcaacatttagcaaaatcctttctcaaataaaattttcaaataataacacatagatttttcttctcaataaaaatagtagatatatgagtatgaaaaataactttgaggtatatatatattggaatcaCAAACCAAccacttatttatcaaacctcaatcaccaaggaatgcttgcaagatgtgtagatgaaattcctttgaaaaattGAGATGATTTTCCAAAAGCTTATAGATGTAGTAGAGTATTGGTAAATTTTTTAGagtggaggcacacttagcacaagatcacaagattagtctctctaaagtgTTCTTTTTgtgtctctagggtttagggtgtgtttaaatagtgttctcaCTCTCAGATTAAATCTTGGTCGTctgatcatttaaaaataaaagttttacgTCCACGTCAATGCTAAAACGTCATTCTGCGCCGTGACCTTCATCGAAGAATGTGTACGTTTGTCAACGAGTATACAACACTCGTTTGTTAACGAGGccatgaattcgtcgacgagagcactgtctAAACTTTTTGGGCTTTCGATAttttttcgtcaacgagacaacactgttcatcgcTGAGTAGCCTTtatacattcgtcgatgaggccaaggggttcgtcgatgaggccgcCAAAATTTGCCtacaaaaatttattcaacctagaactaatgtaaatgaatatttcatgaaatgtatgagtCCTAAGGGCAGTCTAAGGAATGTTTGAGTTTCAAAGTATATCATATGAaacatgtaaatacattcaattctaaatacccattcccattgaagatcttgaacttgaagctttcTTCTTCGTcattttattcttctagttccatggattgagccaagtgatatgtactttagattcctcgtgacgtccatatcaagcttaccatCTGTACATTTTAAATTatgatcatgttcacaaactcaattgcaaaggtcaaataccaagtgatttgtcattatcaaaacaggattggactcatagagtcaatactTTTCAAACCAGTTCGGCACCTTCTTGTGGTCATAACTCCTTTTAGATTGACGTATTTCTATGCTCATGTCATCACCTTTCCCATGTTGATTGAGGTTTTTTCCCTAGCGAATTTAGGAAATACCCTAGCTAAAGAGCTATCGTCAAAGTCGCTACCACCACCACATGATCCaagttttgaatatctctttagCAAAAGGAGGGATCGAAAATTTAATTGATGATTCCCCCTTGGAGGGATAGTTGCATGCTTCCTTCATCATCTTTTCCAATTGGTCgatttttttaaacttttcctCCAGCTCGTGGGACCACTACTTATAAATGCTCACATTATTTGCACCCTCTACCTTTTTTGTTGGATTAGAAGCCTTCGCAGCGATTTCTAGTGGGGCTACGACCTTCCCATCAGACGCGGCTTCTATTTTATTAGCCTCTAGACCATGTTCTCCATGATCCCTTTTTTTGATGCAGGATTATAGTAAACATGTCTTCCACACTTTTTTGGAAGGCTAGAAATTCATTTAGTGGTATACTGGGGTTGTCTATTAGTGCAGAATGAACTGACGGTAGTGATTGGTTACCCACAGCAGGTTCTGACTTTGAGTTATGCGATGCGACCATGGTCAAGGATCGAAAAACCTCCCAAAGGTTTCAAAAGACAGCGCCAACTATTGCTGCCAAAAAATGAATGACTTTCGTGAATCATCCTTCGACCGTGACCACTTGAAAAGAACCAAATTTacatggcttggaggacccaaggtgtactccgagggatcactctgatgcttaAGTTAGGAAGTGTAGGAGGCTTTGGATTGTCAAGTAATAGAAAAGTGAGTAAGGATGAGTTGCTTACCTCCTCTTAGAATATCCTTTTATAGTGGTGGAACTTGACCCTATTTCAATTTAGCATTCATAAGCACATTATTGCATTTATGGGGGTTACAGATAATTCAAGGGCATTTATGCGGGGTTTTTAATTGTGGTTTATAATCGTTTCCCCTCATGGATATGCATATTGACTTTAGCATGTCGATTATGCAGGGGTACTAATGGTGGTTTCATAATCGTATCCCCCTCGTGAATGAGTCTATTAATTTTGGATAtatcaaaaacatttttaaaatttcactTCAAAAGAAGAATTACACATTAAAGTGAGAAGTATATACACCTAGATGTATATAGAAATCTTAAGGGTCTGTTTGGATTAAATATTTTGGTtgggaaaagaaaatgaaagaaaaataagaacgaaattcatttttcactatattttccatttacatcaaatactattaaaaacaaaaaattgtttttaaatagtacaaaattaacaaaaatcaaatgtaactatttcataaaatcatatttttattcattgatttggtagattttttttgttttctttcttattttccttgataaccaaatatgaaaaagtatattcgtttatattttcctttctttttttaattttttcaagttttaaagggttattaaaattttcttaaaaagcTAATTATTATTTCCTTCTTTTGGTTTATCCAGCTCTTTTTGAAATGGACAGAAAATATCATTAATTGTACATTTGAATGGTTTATTTTCAAGGGTACATTTGGTCCAGGAAGGactttttcctaaaaataaaatgaaatgaaatataaatgtaataaaagttacataaaaaaaatatgataattTTGAAATCAACTTGTAAAAATTGTCTGACTAGCAGGAATGATTTAAATGAATGTCAttccttttctattttatattatgaatttattaaaaataaactGTAACCTCATTTGCTTCATGGTGACAATCATGCAAATTGGCTATACAAATTCAACATTAATGAagtcttattttatttttatttttttattacataggaacttcaaccaccaacgagccctttggaccccctAGTGCGGCATGGATTAGCGTCCTTCAcccccaggtctcgctgatcaggatAAATTTCGAATGCGGAAAtggcttctgtgcatcagttggatgttcgACCAATCCAATCTCCggaacacatctccattaccatccacggtcgcCGCTGGTTCATAGAGAACTCTCACTATCCACGGTTCGcgttggctcacagagcgaactctcacaaTCCACGGTTCCCGCTGGTTCATAGAGTAAACTTTCACCACCCACACGTACCGCTGGCTTTGTGAGTATATTTACctagaattgaacccccgatgctccttcttacttgctaATGCCTTTCTACCGCGCCACGCCGTGGGGGCAGTCCTCTTTTATTATTTTGCAATGACTTGTTTGGTACAAATAAATAAGTGAATTgagaataaaaaggaaaaaaaatttatatgataaatatttaaaaatatgaagactaattttatttcattctatttcatttttACACATTAAAATGTTAAACTATAAACGCATTgtttaagattaaaaaaaattaaagatgagTCCTTAAATGACTAACATTAAACAAAAAGTTATTATTGAATCATCAATACCAATTTGATTGCCCCAATTTATCTATATCTTTTGACTACTGTTCATTCATCTAACCATAGAAACGTTTCTTTTGGTTATGTTGACTTTGAATTCGCATCACTTAATTTTTACTTCTTCAACAGGCCAAAGAAAGACCCATCATTCACTtggcattcaaacatctcttatGCGATATATCAAATATTAAAGTGTGAAATATATGTGGACCCTAATTGATTAGTTGGCATTATTTTATTGATCAAAGAAAGTTGAGAGGAGAActaatcttttttcaaaaaaatgacACTAGGTTTGGAGAACATCGGATTTGAATGACACAGATTTGAATCTGTGTCGCATTTAGAtaaagtgcaatataaaattatatgaaatttttttaaagttcGCTCATATTGCACAAGAAAATTAATCTCTCTCTCTaggcaaaaaaatatttataaaaagaaagaaaaagaaagaaaaaactaaaGTAGGGGCATGATAGCTGAAACATACAAAAGCCAAATATAATAAGTAGGCCATATGCCCTATATATTGGAGGGAAACCAACCCAACCAATTTCAacaaatcgagagagagagagagagagagagagagagagagagaggtatttCAGAAGGCTCAGAGTGCCACCCTGCTTCGTTGattttgaagagagagagtgagagagttgtACAAGAGAGCGAAGTTTTGAACATTGTCAACATCTATGTAGCTTGTACTGCATTTGGATATGGATATCAGTACTGCCTCACCCGTGAAGTTTTCACGGGAGAAACCCAGCTGGGTTTTCCATTCTTTCCCGTGTTCTCTTTCCTTCCGTCGATTCAACTGTTCCTTCTGATTCGCTTTTGGATGTGGAGCCTTTATAAATTCAACCAACTCAGAAACCAGGTTcatgttgttattattatttttgttttttgctttctTGATGAACTCTTTcagaattgttttttttttttttttttttcatatattgaTTTTGAATACTTTTTTGCTGCATTGAACGATGGGAAATTTGAATTTGTCTCAACGAGCTTTTGTTCCCATTTTACTTTTTCTTCGCCTATGCATGTTTACTATGTCTACGGCCTACGGGATTTCCTCATTAGATCATTGGATTCTCGGTTCTGTAATTAGTTTTGGGACAATCAATTGCTTGTCAGTTTCTCCATACATGATTTTTTATGATCTGATCCATTTTTCGAACATTTAAAGAAACTTTCCAATAAGAGTTCTTCGTATTAAATTAGAATCAGTACTCTCTCTGTTGAAGCTTCAGTGCTTCATAAATGTCTCATTGAAGCTTCTCTTAATTATTTGGAGTTTTCTGTACAGGATTTGTTCAATTAAATGATCATCTGGGTACCTTTTAATACCGATCGCCCATCCATGCAAGCTCCATCTCTACTTCTTTCTCAATGCTTATTAGAGGATTCCAATTGGGGTTTGTAAAATCCATGATTTGCCTTTTCATTTCTGTGCCTCGTGAATTGTTCGTAACTTTTGATCGATTCTGATAAATTTTATGCATAATGTCATGTGCTGATATTTTCAAACTCGATGCAGTGAGGACTTGCAGGTTTTTTTCCTTCAAGAGGTTTGAGATTTTCCAAAATTGGTGAGGAAGAGGAGCAAATCAGAACAGAAAGATAAGTACATGGGTAATCAAATAGCTGGTTTTGGTTATTCAGACACCTGTTACCAATCTGATAAATTGTCCCAGAGACATGGAAGCATCTCATTTTTCGGCATCACTGGTTTGTTAGTATGGTTTAGTAGTAAGGTCCCATCGGATTTGGACTCAGTTAGAAGCCCTACTTCCCTGCATTTTACCTTTTTATCAAACCTCAGCAATCCTTTTATTagttttaggtcacaaagatcaCCATCCCAAAGCTCTAGTAAGAGATGGAATTGCAGTAAGGTTGGCCTTAGCATCATAGATTCACTTACCGATGAAACCGAGCCACTCATTGAAGCTCTTGATATGTCTGAGAGTAAAACTACACTCATCAGACCTCAATATAAGATTAGCATCCACAATTCCTCGAGCCATTTCTATGAGTCATTAGATTCGTCTGCCAAAACCAATTTGCTACCTAAGAACACCAAGATTTCATCACATTCCCAGCCCAATTCTCCCAAATCTCAGTTGGATAGCTCTGATGTTGTGTTTAAAATTGGGGAAATGCAATTAAAATATGAACCGCTGTTGGATTTCTGCAACCATTCATCCCCACCAACCATATTTTTCCAGAACCCCAATTGGAGTCCCAAAAATTTTTGTTCAGATAATAGTACGAGTACTACCACGATGAATCTGCATGATCAGCTATTTGATGGAGACTTAGACTGTTCTTTGAGTACCAAACAGAGTTCAGTCCTTACACACACTGGCTCTGGCCATAGTTTTGTGGGTTCCTTCTCCAAAAGTGAAATGCAGCTTTCTGAGGATTATACTTGTATAATTTCCCATGGTCCAAATCCTAAAACAACCCATATTTTTGGTGACTATATTTTAAATTATCCCACAGATGAGGTAACCAATTTTGACGAGAAGAAAGGATATGAGAATAAATTGCCTCAGGCAGCAAAACTCACTTATGGTTCAACACCTGATCCCTCTGACAACGTTTTGAGCTTCTGTTACTCATGCAAGAAGAAAATGGAAGAGAGGAAAGACATTTACATGCACAGGTTAGATGTCCTAACATCTCCTTTCCTCTGTTCGTGTCACACATTAGTTTACTTGTTGAGGCTTGATCATATTATGTTTTCTTAAATGTTCACCT
This window of the Malania oleifera isolate guangnan ecotype guangnan chromosome 6, ASM2987363v1, whole genome shotgun sequence genome carries:
- the LOC131157763 gene encoding FCS-Like Zinc finger 10-like — its product is MGNQIAGFGYSDTCYQSDKLSQRHGSISFFGITGLLVWFSSKVPSDLDSVRSPTSLHFTFLSNLSNPFISFRSQRSPSQSSSKRWNCSKVGLSIIDSLTDETEPLIEALDMSESKTTLIRPQYKISIHNSSSHFYESLDSSAKTNLLPKNTKISSHSQPNSPKSQLDSSDVVFKIGEMQLKYEPLLDFCNHSSPPTIFFQNPNWSPKNFCSDNSTSTTTMNLHDQLFDGDLDCSLSTKQSSVLTHTGSGHSFVGSFSKSEMQLSEDYTCIISHGPNPKTTHIFGDYILNYPTDEVTNFDEKKGYENKLPQAAKLTYGSTPDPSDNVLSFCYSCKKKMEERKDIYMHSGNKAFCSSKCCSEETFVDEGKEKSANDSSASSPKSSCHEDIVFMGMPAVTYAGRKVNSPGSCARD